The genomic stretch GGATATTCAAACGGAATGCTTTCGTTTCCGATTTACCCTCAGAAGTTTCATTATTCGCCGCACCGTTGTTGCCAGTCTCATTTTTCGGAGTACAACCTACCGCAACCATAGCAAGAATGAGTAATGCAGCAACAAAAGTAAAAGCAGACTTTCTTGTTCTCATTAAAATCCCCCGCTTCCTCTCTATTCGATTCAATAGGGGTCTATCCTCCCATTTAACCTTAGAGAATTATTATTATTAATTTTTTCACTATACATCTATGTTAATTATTTATCAATGGTATGTAAACTGTAAATTATTGTTTTATATCGCTTTAAACCGTTACACTTCACCACTTCAACGCGTTTATTCGATTAATTAATTTTACACTTCAACGCTTTCAAGCGTTTATTCATGTTATTTATTCATTATTCATAAACCACAAAATTCCAAATACATTAACTTACATTTATAGATTGAATTCTCATAATTTATATCCCTATTTTACAGATCTAAATTTCGCGATTTTTTTATTAATCCAAATCGATAAACCTATTATTTATAACGATAATCTACTATTTATACACGAATTTCTATCTTTTGAATCAACATGTAAAATTACAATATTTCACTATTGAATACCCCCTCTTTATCTTTTTACCAAGGTGAAACGGTCATCTCCATCCTTGGACGACGACAGCTGGTTTCATTCCCAGAAATATAGAGAAAGTATGGCGAAATGATATACTTTCCTATATTTTCAAAAAAGGTTATTGTGCCTTTCAGGCAAATTTATTGCCTCCGCTTGTAACGCTATTATTTTATAACGCTAATTGTTTTATGCACGGAAAAACAAAAAAACCCATTCGACAACTAGTTGTCGAATGGGTTTCCAAATCAATTTAATTAGCTATGAATTAGTAAGTCATGCCTGGATACAGTGGATATTGAGCAGTAAGGTCACGCACCATGCCGCGAGCCTTCGTCAAAACCTCTTGATCCTGTGGACTGTTTAGTACAAGAGCGATCACTTCTGCAATAACTTTCATTGCGTTCTCTTCCATGCCACGAGCTGTTGCTGCCGGCGTACCGATACGAATACCGGAGGTTACAAACGGGCTTGTAGGATCAAATGGAATCGCATTTTTGTTAACAGTAATACCAACCTCATCAAGAACATGCTCAGCAACCTTGCCTGTAATGTTCAGACTGCGCGTATCGAGCAGCATCAAGTGATTGTCTGTTCCACCGGATACGATGTTGAAGCCTTTAGCAACAAGCTCCTCAGAAAGCACTTTAGCATTTTTGACTACTTGTGTCGCATATTGCTTGAATTCCGGTTTAAGCGCTTCTCCGAAAGCAACGGCTTTTGCTGCGATAATATGCATCAAAGGGCCGCCTTGTGAGCCAGGGAATACCGCTTTGTCGATCGCCGCTGCCCAAGGCTGACGGCAAAGAATCATACCGCCGCGTGGTCCGCGAAGCGTTTTGTGAGTTGTAGTCGTTACGAAGTGTGCATGCGGTACTGGGCTTGGGTGAAGACCCGCAGCTACCAAACCAGCGATATGAGCCATATCAACCATGAACAATGCGCCTACGTCATTCGCAATTTTGCCAAGCGTTTCGAAATCGATTGTACGCGGATATGCACTTGCACCAGCAACAATCAGACGAGGACGGTGTTTGAATGCAAGTTTGCGAACCTCTTCATAATCAATCGTGAAGGAATCCTCCTGCACGCCGTAGGCTACGAAATTATAAAGCAAGCCAGAAGCGTTAACCGGGCTGCCGTGCGTCAAGTGACCGCCATGCGCCAGGTTCATACCGAGCACAGTGTCACCAGGCTTCAAGGCTGCAAGGTAAACCGCCATATTCGCTTGTGCGCCGGAGTGCGGTTGTACGTTTGCATGCTCAGCTCCGAACAGCTCTTTCGCACGATTGCGAGCGATATCCTCTACGATATCAACATGCTCACAGCCGCCGTAGAAACGTTTGCTTGGGTAACCCTCTGCATATTTGTTCGTAAGCACACTTCCCATTGCTTCCAATACAGCTTCGCTAACGATGTTCTCAGATGCGATAAGCTCGATGTTATCGCGTTGACGTCCTAGCTCAAGTCCTAGCGCTTTTAGTACCTCAGGGTCCTGCTTACGTAAATTTTCCATCTGAATATTCCTCCTCATAGTTAGAAAGCTTATATTTTCAATAAATACTTATAAAACTAATCATTAAGATTTAAACATCGTTATTCACATGAACCCGCAGATTGCTCTGCAGTAATATTCGTTTGCAGCTCGTAAACTGCGCGGGAACCGCCAATCAGCTTCGGCCTCGTGATCGCCATTGTCACATGAGCCTCGCCGATCCGGCGAACAGAAGGTCGAACGGGTACAGCAACCCGCTTCAAATGCATACCGATGAACGTATCTCCAATATCAATGCCCGCATGTGCTTGTACAGCCTCAACCAAGCAAGGAGACACCAGCTGACGATAGGCATAGGCTGCCATTGATCCGCCAGCCTTCGGAACAGGAACCGCACCTACGATCTCAAGTCCGTATCTCTCAGCGGCAGCACGCTCAATGACAAGAGCGCGATTCAAATGCTCGCAGCATTGATACATCGGCACGAAGCCAATTTCTCTGCGCACAGCATCCACGCCTGCATAAATTTGTGCAGCTGCATCGGTTGTTCCAGCTGTACCAATGTGATGCCCCAGCACCTCGCTGGTGCTTACTCCTATGACAAGCAGCTGATTTTCAGCAATGCTGCCTGCAGCTGCAAGCTCTCGAACAATCGTTTCTACCTGCTTTGCAATGACTCCAAGCTGTACGTTGCCATTTTCACTCATTGCGACGGCCTCCTGCTTAGGTATGGCATAGGTATGGACAATCTATTGCTCTTCAATTTGATTTACTTTATTTACTCTGGCAACATGACGCTCGCCGCCCGAGAACGGTGTTTCGAGCCAAATACGAATAATTTCCAAAGCGACTCCTGGACCAATAACGCGTTCTCCAAGTGCTAATACATTCGTATCATTATGCTCGCGAGTTGCTTTTGCAGAGAACATGTCATTCACTAGTGCACAGCGGATACCCCGTACTTTGTTGGCAGCAATCGACATGCCAATTCCTGTGCCGCAAATCAGTATACCGCGTTCTGCTTTGCTGCTCGTTACAAGGTCACATACGGGCAATGCATAATCTGGGTAATCAACGGATTGATCGCAGCTGCAGCCAACATCCTCGACCTCATGACCGAGCGATAAAAGAAAAGGTACGACCTCATCCTTCAAGCGGTAGCCTGCATGATCGGCACCAATGGCAATTTTCAACGTAAAAGACCTCCTTCGAAATAACACATTACAGTGCTAGTATACCTATTTTTGCAGAAAAAGACGAAAAAAGAGCATGACATGCTAATTAGCATGCTGCTCTTTGCCCAGGCGACCGGCCGTATGTTCCGATGCTCCACCGTGGTTAACCCACTTCCGTCGCCAGTTACATCGGAAACCGTATATTATTCTTTTATAATAGCCGAAGTCTTTCAAAAAATCAATCTTTATCGACATAGGCACTCGTGTATTTATCTTCTTGTCAGCTTGTCCAAAAGCTTCACCAGCGCGGCTTCGATTTCGTGTGCGCTGCTGTCATAAATAGACTGTGAGCCCCCGAACGGATCAACGATATCGAAGCTTGGAATACGCTGCTCCAGCTCAAGCAAACGGCTTCGCTCGGATGCTGACAGCTTCTGACCCAGCGCCTGCTTCATGTGAAGCTCCGAATAAAGCTGCTCCAGCTCCTCAATATCGGCAAGCACCTTTGCATCCATATTCGAATATTCCTTAAGTGTATAGGCCTTGTCCACCGCTTCCGGATACCATTGCAGCAGCCCTCGCTTATGATTGGACGTCATCGTCAAAATAAGGTCAGCCCAGCTAACGGCCTCACTTGTCAATGCTAATGAGGTGCTTTTATGCTCAATTTCCCGCTGCCTAAGCGCCTCTGCCGCATGCGACGAGACTGGCAGGCCATCAATGGTCGATATGCCAGCTGAGCGCACAGCAATAGTAACGCCCCTCAAAGCAGCCATTCGGCGAAGCATGGCTTCAGCCATTGGTGAGCGGCATGTATTGCCGGTACAAATAAATAAGATACGTTTCACACTGCCAACCCCTTTTCCACCCTCATATTTTCCTATATTTCAAGGTGAAACGGCTGTCGCCGTCCTTATGGCGGTGGCGCGTTTCATTCCGGAGAAATATAGAGAAAGTATGACGGAATGATATACTTTCCTATATTTCAAAAAATAAATAATATGCCAAAAACAAACAGAACCCCTCCGCCAATGGCTTCGCCATATTCGCCAAGGTTGCCGCTTACCTTTCGCCCGAGCAGCAAGCCAAGCACCGACATAAGTCCGCCAAGCAAGCCAATCAGCAATACCGTCACCCACATATTAGCCGAAAACATTCCAAGTGTAATACCTACCGAGAAGGAATCAATACTGACGCTAAGGGAGAGCACAAGCAAGCCCCACAACGATTGATGATCAAACGATTTTACTTCCTCCCCGCGCAGCGAGCTGTAAATCATATGCCCACCGAGCAGAACCAGCAAGATACCTGCCGCTGTCGTCGCTACTTCTCCAAGCAAGCTGCCTACGTACTGTCCGGTATATATCCCAGCTAGCGGCATGAACACATGGAACAAGGCAATAACGACTCCCAGCTTCAAAACATCCAACAAGCGTATGCCCTTCAGACCAATGCCGAGTCCAAGCGAAAATGCATCAAGTCCCAGAGCCAACGCTATAATGAGCAGCGTCAAAAACTGCCCTGCCTGCATATGTGCATCTACCACAGCCGATCTCCCCCATGTCCGCGCATAGTCTATATCCAACATATGCGGGATTAGGGACAAACATACTACTGATCATACAAGCTGTACTGCTGCGCAAAAAGCTGCTTATACGCGAATGATTCGATGACCGGCTGCTTTAACCAGCCGATTCATTAAAGCTGCGCCAATTCCATCCTCCTCGCAGCCTTCCGCCCATATCCGCTGCACACCTGCGCCATCAAATACTCGCAATGCAGCATACAGCCTCTGAGCAGCGGCATCAAGCTCCGCTTCGCTGCCCAAAGATAATAGACGATCCGCATCAAAGCTTCCAAGTCGCTCATCAAAGGCGAGAACGCCCGTTACCTCGCCGCGTGCTCTCGCCGCTGCAACCTGCTCTTGAATATAGAAGACAACTGCACCCGCCTCCCCCCGCACAAGCTCCAGCTCCCCCTGCGGAGCGTAATGCGTATATTTCATCCCCGGAGAACGAGGCGCAGACTCAGGCTCCGCTTCATTTGCGCTAT from Paenibacillus sp. FSL H8-0548 encodes the following:
- a CDS encoding manganese efflux pump MntP family protein, which codes for MQAGQFLTLLIIALALGLDAFSLGLGIGLKGIRLLDVLKLGVVIALFHVFMPLAGIYTGQYVGSLLGEVATTAAGILLVLLGGHMIYSSLRGEEVKSFDHQSLWGLLVLSLSVSIDSFSVGITLGMFSANMWVTVLLIGLLGGLMSVLGLLLGRKVSGNLGEYGEAIGGGVLFVFGILFIF
- the rpiB gene encoding ribose 5-phosphate isomerase B, with amino-acid sequence MKIAIGADHAGYRLKDEVVPFLLSLGHEVEDVGCSCDQSVDYPDYALPVCDLVTSSKAERGILICGTGIGMSIAANKVRGIRCALVNDMFSAKATREHNDTNVLALGERVIGPGVALEIIRIWLETPFSGGERHVARVNKVNQIEEQ
- a CDS encoding low molecular weight protein arginine phosphatase produces the protein MKRILFICTGNTCRSPMAEAMLRRMAALRGVTIAVRSAGISTIDGLPVSSHAAEALRQREIEHKSTSLALTSEAVSWADLILTMTSNHKRGLLQWYPEAVDKAYTLKEYSNMDAKVLADIEELEQLYSELHMKQALGQKLSASERSRLLELEQRIPSFDIVDPFGGSQSIYDSSAHEIEAALVKLLDKLTRR
- a CDS encoding TIGR01440 family protein; this translates as MSENGNVQLGVIAKQVETIVRELAAAGSIAENQLLVIGVSTSEVLGHHIGTAGTTDAAAQIYAGVDAVRREIGFVPMYQCCEHLNRALVIERAAAERYGLEIVGAVPVPKAGGSMAAYAYRQLVSPCLVEAVQAHAGIDIGDTFIGMHLKRVAVPVRPSVRRIGEAHVTMAITRPKLIGGSRAVYELQTNITAEQSAGSCE
- the glyA gene encoding serine hydroxymethyltransferase — its product is MENLRKQDPEVLKALGLELGRQRDNIELIASENIVSEAVLEAMGSVLTNKYAEGYPSKRFYGGCEHVDIVEDIARNRAKELFGAEHANVQPHSGAQANMAVYLAALKPGDTVLGMNLAHGGHLTHGSPVNASGLLYNFVAYGVQEDSFTIDYEEVRKLAFKHRPRLIVAGASAYPRTIDFETLGKIANDVGALFMVDMAHIAGLVAAGLHPSPVPHAHFVTTTTHKTLRGPRGGMILCRQPWAAAIDKAVFPGSQGGPLMHIIAAKAVAFGEALKPEFKQYATQVVKNAKVLSEELVAKGFNIVSGGTDNHLMLLDTRSLNITGKVAEHVLDEVGITVNKNAIPFDPTSPFVTSGIRIGTPAATARGMEENAMKVIAEVIALVLNSPQDQEVLTKARGMVRDLTAQYPLYPGMTY